The nucleotide window GGGTCCGGACTGGGCACCACGCCTGGCGACTTTTATCGCGGCGCAAGCGTTTGCGAACGTCAAAGCCTCGCGGCACTCCAGCCCCAGTAACACGGCCAATGTGAACGCTGCGTCGAAGACGTCGCCCGCGCCCGTAGTGTCTACAGCAGCAACCTTGAATGCTTCAGCCTCGCAAAACACCCCTCTAACCCAAGCCATCGAGCCCCGCGAACCCCTCTTCACAACGACTATCGGAATTATGCGCCTTAGCACCTCCAACTCGTTTCCAGCACCGCTGCTGGCCAATACTGATGCTTCGGCTTCGTTCAGGAAGAGGACATCGACTAGTTTCACGGCTTCGAGGATCCTATCGAAGCCCGATCTTACATACGTCCCTCCCGGATCGTACGAAGCGAAAGCACCTAGCCTCTTCGCTTCGCTGAAGACCTCAGCAGCTAGATCCGGTGGTACGGACGCCGCGTGAACCCAATCCGTAGGAGGGAGGCGCCCCTCCCTGACCGCTTTTCGGAGATGGGCGTTGGCCCCCTTGTGGATGATCATCGTGCGCTCCCCCTTTGAGTCCACGATCACGATGGCGGTGCCGGTCTGCTCTTCCACGCGCTTGACGCAGGAGGTGTCAACCCCAGCCCCCTCTAAGAGCTTCAGGAGCCGTTCGCCCTCTTCGTCGCTACCCACGCAGCCGTAGAGCACCGCTCTCGCTCCCAGCTTTGCGGCCGCGACCGCGTAATTGGCTGCAGCGCCTCCAGGGCTCCTCGCGAGGACCCTAGCCTCCACTCTCCCACCCGCTTCCGGAAACTCGTCGACGTACACAAGCAGGTCGATGTTGACGTTGCCGACCGATACCACTCTCACGCGTCAAGCAAGCTCAGGGCGGTATTTACGCTTGCCCGCCGAGAGCTCAGTTTTTATACTCGGTGAACGCATGAAGGATCCGTGGAGGATCAGCGTCTAAGGCGTCTAGCCGAGGCAAAGTCCTACCTCCAAAGGAGGATCGAGGAGCTGGAGGGGGAGCTCGAGCTGCTCAAGCTTCTAGTAAACATCGTCGACGCGGCACTCTCTCAGGAGAGCTTCGTGCGAGCCTCCGAGCTCCCACGCGAAGCGCCAGCCGGCTACGAGGCCCCAACCCGCCCGGAGCCCTCTGGCATGGGTTCGCTGATCTCGGAGTCGTCGATCGTGTCGAGGGAGGGGCGTGAAATGGCGAAGTTCTCGGTGTACGAGAGGGGCATCGTGATAAAACCCGTGATAGAGCTGCCGCTGGATTCACCGCCCCTGAGGAGCTTCTTCGTCGCGAAGATCCTCGACGGGTACAAGAAGAAGGATGAGGAACTCGTCCGAGCGGGGGAGCTGGATAGCGAGGAAGCATTCGACTACGGGATCGAGGAGGAGGGCGGTCTCGTAAAGGAGATCAGAATCAGGAACTACAGGGATAAGAGGAGGCTTGACGAGATCAGGAGCGCACTCCGCTGGACCCTAAACAGGGTGCTGGAGAGAATGACCGGCTCTTCGGGGGCTTAGGCGGCTTCGCTGGGTGGAGCCTTCGGTAGCGCGACCTTCTTCTGCCGCTTGTACATTTCCACCAGCTCCTCCTCCGTTGTCGCATCCTCCGGGCTCTTGTCGAACCTGTACCTTCCTGTAAACCTGGGGAAGCGGATGGCGAGGCCCGCGTCGGGTTTCACTCTGCCCAGCGCGCACGTGTGCATGGGGCTGAGCGTTATCTCCGCACCCACGATCTCCAAGACGACGGCGGGGGTGAACCAGACGTCGGCCTCCATCTTCGATACAACCCTGGGGTGCTTGTGGTCTATCCTGTAGGGCTCGAGGATCTTAGGCAGCTGGAGCAGATCCTCGTCCGAGAAACCACTGCCCACCTTGCACACGGTCTTGAAAACGTCCTCCTCCGGGCTGTACGCTGCCATCAGGAGCGCTCCGTAGGTCCCCGCTCTCTTCCCCCTACCGTAGAACGCACCGACCACGACGAGATCAACGGTGTCTGTCATCTCGTACCTGTAGTCCCTCTTGAACTTGATCCAGAGCCAGCCGCGCGCACCCATCTGGTAGATCGATTCCCCGCCCAACGATTTGCACATGAGGCCCTCGCAGCCCTCCGCCACAGCCTCCTCAAAGAACCTCATCAACTCCTCCGGTTCCTTAACGATGGACGACTTGGCCAGCCTGAACCGCTCGCTCTCCTCGATCACCTCTGCCAGCCTCCTCCTCCTTTCCGCTAGCGGGGTGTCGATTAGGCTCTCTCCGTCGACGTAGAGGAGGTCGAAGAGGTACACGGCGACGGGGTACTTCTCCATGGCCTCCTCGATATCGTACTTCCTCCTCCTATGCATCAGCTCCTGGAAGGGTAGCATCTCGCCGGTATCGGGGTTTAGCGCGACAATCTCACCCTCGAGGATTGCCTCCCTCGCCCTCACGTAACGCCTCACCAAATCGACGACATCCGGGTAGTGGCTCGTGATGTTCTCCAGCCTTCTACTGAAGAGCTTGACTTCCTCACGCTCCTTGTGAGCCTGAACCCTCTCACCGTCGTACTTGTACTCGACGAGGCAGGAGCCCCCCAGCTTGG belongs to Thermofilaceae archaeon and includes:
- a CDS encoding carbohydrate kinase family protein, with the translated sequence MRVVSVGNVNIDLLVYVDEFPEAGGRVEARVLARSPGGAAANYAVAAAKLGARAVLYGCVGSDEEGERLLKLLEGAGVDTSCVKRVEEQTGTAIVIVDSKGERTMIIHKGANAHLRKAVREGRLPPTDWVHAASVPPDLAAEVFSEAKRLGAFASYDPGGTYVRSGFDRILEAVKLVDVLFLNEAEASVLASSGAGNELEVLRRIIPIVVVKRGSRGSMAWVRGVFCEAEAFKVAAVDTTGAGDVFDAAFTLAVLLGLECREALTFANACAAIKVARRGAQSGPALAEALEFLKARGFAELASRLCLLSESFNR
- a CDS encoding ATP-dependent DNA ligase — translated: MADLEFSTLVEFYERIEATSSRLAMTDLLVSLFKKTPPEVIDKLVYLTRGVLGPDYEAPELGVAEKLAIRAVALALGVSLKEVEAAYKRLGDLGLAAEELMKRGKPSSILDFFGVGEEIQAKALTVGRVYDSLLKIARASGPGAQDTKIATLAALLKSANPKEARYLLRMVTGKLRLGVADMTILDALALAFTGSRAARAAVERAYNVHPDLGYIAKLLAERGPEGLKDVRIRVGIPVKPMLAERLSDPAEIIAKLGGSCLVEYKYDGERVQAHKEREEVKLFSRRLENITSHYPDVVDLVRRYVRAREAILEGEIVALNPDTGEMLPFQELMHRRRKYDIEEAMEKYPVAVYLFDLLYVDGESLIDTPLAERRRRLAEVIEESERFRLAKSSIVKEPEELMRFFEEAVAEGCEGLMCKSLGGESIYQMGARGWLWIKFKRDYRYEMTDTVDLVVVGAFYGRGKRAGTYGALLMAAYSPEEDVFKTVCKVGSGFSDEDLLQLPKILEPYRIDHKHPRVVSKMEADVWFTPAVVLEIVGAEITLSPMHTCALGRVKPDAGLAIRFPRFTGRYRFDKSPEDATTEEELVEMYKRQKKVALPKAPPSEAA